A stretch of the Microcebus murinus isolate Inina chromosome 6, M.murinus_Inina_mat1.0, whole genome shotgun sequence genome encodes the following:
- the MIDEAS gene encoding mitotic deacetylase-associated SANT domain protein, which produces MNFQAQPKAQNKRKRCTFGDQEPAPKEQPPPLQAPQQSIRVKEEQYGGHEGLAGAASTSQPVELPPPSSLALLNSVVYGPERTTAAMLSQQVGSVKWPNSVMAPGRGPERGGGGGVSDSSWQQQPGQPPPHSTWNCHSLSLYSGPKGSPHPGVGVSTYYNHPEALKREKGGGPQLDRYGNAVRPMMPQKVQLEVGQPQAPLNSFHAAKKPPNQTLPLQPFQLAFGPQVNRQVFRQGPPPPNPVAAFPPQKTQQQQQQQQQQQQQQQQQQQQQQQQAALPQMPLFENFYPMQQPSQQPQDFGLKPAGPLGQSHLPHHSMAPYPFPPNPDMNPELRKALLQESAPQPALPQVQIPFPRRSRRLSKEGILPPTALDGAGTQPGQEPTGNLFLHHWPLQQPPPGSLAQPHPEALGFPLELRESQLLSDGERLAPNGREREVPTMGSEEGMRAVGTGDYGQVLRGGVIQSTRRRRRASQEANLMTLAQKAAELALLQNAKDASGSEEKRKSVLASTTKCGVEFSEPSLAAKRAREDSGMGPLIIPVSVPVRSVDPTEAAQAGGVDEDGKGPEQNPTEHKPSVIVTRRRSTRIPGTDIPAQAEDMNVRLEGEPSVRKPKQRPRPEPLIIPTKAGTFIAPPVYSNITPYQSHLRSPVRLADHPSERSFELPPYTPPPILSPVREGSGLYFNAIISTSSIPAPPPITPKSAHRTLLRSNSTEVTPPVLSVMGEATPVSIEPRINVGSRFQAEIPLMRDRALAAADPHKADLVWQPWEDLESSREKQRQVEDLLTAACSSIFPGAGTNQELALHCLHESRGDILETLNKLLLKKPLRPHNHPLATYHYTGSDQWKMAERKLFNKGIAIYKKDFFLVQKLIQTKTVAQCVEFYYTYKKQVKIGRNGTLTFGDVDTSDEKSAQEEVEVDIKTSQKFPRVPPPRREPLSEERLEPKREVKEPRKEGEEEEPEIQEKGEQEEGRERSRRAAAVKATQTLQANESANDILILRSHESNAPGSAGGQASEKPREGAGKSRRALPFSEKKKKPETFNKTQNQENTFPCKKCGRVFFKVKSRSAHMKSHAEQEKKAAALRQREKEAAAAAAAAVASHQQALREESGAGDKG; this is translated from the exons ATGAACTTCCAAGCCCAGCCCAAGGCTCAAAACAAGCGGAAGCGTTGCACCTTTGGGGACCAGGAACCGGCTCCCAAGgagcagccccctcccctgcaggcccCACAGCAGTCCATCAGAGTGAAGGAGGAGCAGTACGGTGGGCACGAGGGCCTGGCAGGggcagcctccacctcccagcccgTGGAACTGCCCCCTCCCAGCAGCCTGGCCCTGCTGAACTCTGTGGTATATGGGCCTGAGCGGACCACAGCAGCCATGTTGTCCCAGCAGGTGGGCTCAGTGAAGTGGCCCAACTCTGTGATGGCTCCAGGGCGGGGCCCTGagcggggaggaggtgggggtgtCAGTGACAGCAGTTGGCAACAGCAGCCGGGCCAGCCTCCACCTCATTCAACCTGGAACTGCCACAGCCTATCCCTCTACAGTGGACCGAAGGGGAGCCCTCATCCTGGTGTGGGGGTCTCTACCTACTATAACCACCCTGAGGCACTGAAGCGGGAGAAAGGAGGGGGCCCACAGCTGGACCGATATGGAAACGCGGTGCGGCCAATGATGCCACAGAAGGTGCAGCTGGAAGTAGGGCAGCCCCAGGCACCCCTGAATTCTTTCCATGCAGCCAAGAAACCCCCAAACCAGACGCTGCCCTTGCAACCGTTCCAGCTGGCGTTCGGCCCCCAGGTGAACCGGCAGGTCTTCCGGCAGGGCCCACCGCCCCCAAACCCCGTGGCCGCCTTCCCCCCACAGAAgacgcagcagcagcagcagcagcagcaacagcagcagcagcagcagcagcagcagcagcagcagcagcagcagcaggcagccCTGCCTCAGATGCCGCTCTTTGAGAACTTCTACCCCATGCAGCAGCCCTCTCAGCAGCCCCAGGACTTTGGCCTGAAGCCAGCTGGGCCACTGGGACAGTCCCACCTGCCCCACCACAGCATGGCGCCCTATCCCTTCCCTCCCAACCCAGATATGAACCCAGAACTGCGCAAGGCCCTCCTGCAGGAGTCGGCCCCGCAGCCTGCGCTACCTCAGGTCCAGATCCCCTTCCCTCGCCGCTCCCGCCGCCTCTCTAAGGAGGGGATCCTGCCTCCCACTGCCCTGGATGGGGCTGGCACCCAGCCTGGGCAGGAGCCCACCGGCAATCTGTTCCTACATCACTGGCCCCTGCAGCAGCCGCCACCTGGCTCCCTGGCACAACCCCATCCTGAAGCTCTGGGATTCCCGCTGGAGCTGAGGGAGTCGCAGCTGCTGTCTGATGGGGAGAGACTGGCACCCAATGGTCGGGAGCGGGAGGTTCCCACCATGGGCAGCGAGGAGGGCATGAGGGCAGTGGGCACAGGGGACTATGGGCAGGTGCTACGGGGTGGGGTGATCCAGAGCACGCGACGGAGGCGCCGGGCGTCCCAGGAGGCCAATTTGATGACCCTGGCCCAAAAGGCGGCGGAGCTGGCCTTACTGCAGAATGCAAAG GATGCCAGCGGCTCTGAGGAAAAGCGGAAAAGTGTACTAGCCTCAACTACCAAATGTGGGGTGGAGTTTTCTGAGCCTTCCTTAGCCGCCAAGCGAGCTCGAGAAGACAGCGGGATGGGACCTCTCATCATCCCAGTGTCTGTGCCTGTGCGGTCTGTGGACCCAACTGAGGCAGCCCAAGCTGGAGGTGTTGATGAGGACGGGAAGGGTCCTGAACAGAACCCCACTGAGCATAAGCCATCAGTCATTGTCACCCGCAGGCGGTCGACCCGCATTCCCGGCACAGATATTCCAGCACAG GCTGAGGACATGAATGTCAGGTTGGAAGGGGAGCCTTCTGTGCGGAAACCAAAGCAGCGGCCGAGGCCTGAGCCTCTGATCATCCCCACCAAGGCCGGCACTTTCATCGCCCCACCCGTCTACTCCAACATCACCCCATACCAGAGCCACCTTCGATCTCCTGTCCGCCTGGCAGATCACCCCTCCGAGCGGAGCTTTGAACTGCCCCCCTACACGCCACCCCCCATCCTCAGTCCCGTGCGGGAAGGCTCTGGCCTCTACTTCAATGCCATCATATCGACTAGCAGCATCCCGGCCCCCCCTCCCATCACGCCGAAGAGTGCCCATCGCACCCTGCTCCGGTCTA ACAGCACCGAAGTCACCCCGCCCGTCTTGTCTGTGATGGGGGAGGCCACTCCAGTGAGCATCGAGCC ACGTATCAACGTGGGCTCCCGGTTCCAAGCAGAAATCCCCTTGATGAGGGACCGCGCCCTGGCAGCTGCAGACCCCCACAAGGCAGACTTGGTGTGGCAGCCATGGGAGGACCTAGAGAGTAGCCGCGAAAAGCAGAGACAAG TGGAAGACCTGCTGACAGCTGCCTGTTCCAGCATTTTCCCTGGAGCTGGCACCAACCAGGAGCTGGCCCTGCACTGCCTGCACGAGTCCAGGGGAGACATCCTG GAAACGCTGAATAAGCTGCTACTGAAGAAGCCCCTGCGGCCCCACAACCACCCACTGGCAACTTATCACTACACAG GCTCCGACCAGTGGAAGATGGCTGAGAGGAAGCTGTTCAACAAGGGCATTGCCATCTACAAGAAGGATTTCTTCTTGGTCCAGAAGCTG ATCCAGACCAAGACCGTGGCCCAGTGCGTGGAGTTCTACTACACCTACAAGAAGCAGGTGAAAATCGGCCGCAACGGGACTCTAACCTTTGGGGATGTGGATACAAGTGACGAGAAGTCAGCCCAGGAAGAGGTTGAAGTGGATATTAAG ACTTCCCAGAAGTTCCCAAGGGTGCCTCCTCCCAGAAGAGAACCCCTAAGTGAAGAGAGGCTGGAGCCCAAGAGGGAAGTGAAAGAgcccaggaaggagggggaggaggaagagccagagatccaGGAGAAGGGGGAACAGGAAGAGGGGCGAGAGCGCAGCCGGCGGGCAGCAGCTGTCAAAGCCACGCAGACACTACAGGCCAATGAGTCG GCCAATGACATCCTCATCCTCCGGAGCCATGAGTCCAACGCCCCCGGGTCTGCCGGCGGCCAAGCCTCGGAGAAGCcaagggagggggcaggaaagTCACGAAGGGCACTACCTTTTtcggaaaagaagaaaaaaccggAGACATTTAATAAGACCCAAAATCAGGAGAACACTTTCCCTTGTAAAAAATGCGGCAG GGTGTTTTTCAAGGTGAAGAGCCGCAGTGCCCACATGAAGAGCCACGCGGAGCAGGAGAAGAAGGCGGCGGCGCtgagacagagggagaaggaggccgctgccgccgcagccgccgcggTCGCCTCGCACCAGCAGGCCCTGCGGGAGGAGAGCGGCGCGGGCGACAAGGGCTGA
- the PNMA1 gene encoding paraneoplastic antigen Ma1, with product MAMTLLEDWCRGMDVNSQRALLVWGIPVNCDEAEIEETLRAAMPQVPYRVLGRMFWREENAKAALLELTGAVDYAAIPREMPGKGGFWKVVFKPPTSDAEFLERLHLFLAREGWTVQDVARVLGFQNPTPAPGPEMPAEMLNYILDNVIQPLVESIWYKKLTLFSGRDIPGPGEETFDPWLEHTNEVIEEWQVSDVEKRRRLMESLRGPAADVIRILKTNNPGITTAECLKALEQVFGSVESSRDAQVRFLNTYQNPGERLSAYVIRLEPLLQKVVEKGAIDKDNVNQARLEQVIAGANHSGAIRRQLWLTGAAEGPAPNLFQLLVQIREEEAKEEEEEAEAALLQLGLEGRF from the coding sequence ATGGCGATGACACTGTTGGAAGACTGGTGCAGGGGGATGGATGTGAACTCCCAGAGAGCTCTGCTGGTCTGGGGGATCCCAGTGAACTGTGACGAGGCTGAAATCGAAGAGACCCTCCGGGCTGCAATGCCCCAGGTGCCCTATCGAGTACTTGGGAGAATGTTCTGGAGGGAAGAGAATGCGAAAGCAGCCTTGTTAGAGCTTACTGGCGCTGTGGATTACGCCGCGATCCCCAGGGAGATGCCAGGCAAAGGAGGGTTCTGGAAAGTGGTCTTTAAGCCCCCAACTTCCGATGCTGAATTTTTAGAAAGGTTGCACCTCTTCCTAGCTAGAGAGGGGTGGACTGTGCAAGATGTTGCCCGTGTCCTTGGGTTTCAGAACCCTACTCCGGCCCCAGGCCCAGAGATGCCAGCAGAGATGCTAAACTATATTTTGGATAATGTTATTCAGCCTCTTGTTGAATCCATATGGTACAAGAAGCTGACGCTGTTCTCAGGGAGGGACATCCCGGGTCCTGGGGAGGAAACCTTTGATCCCTGGCTGGAGCACACTAATGAGGTCATCGAGGAGTGGCAGGTGTCTGATGTGGAAAAGAGGCGGCGGTTGATGGAGAGTCTTAGAGGCCCCGCTGCTGATGTTATTCGCATCCTCAAGACCAACAACCCTGGGATAACCACTGCCGAATGCCTGAAGGCCCTTGAGCAGGTGTTTGGGAGTGTGGAGAGCTCTAGGGATGCGCAGGTCAGATTTCTGAATACTTATCAGAACCCGGGTGAAAGGTTATCTGCCTATGTCATTCGCCTGGAGCCTCTCTTGCAGAAGGTGGTGGAGAAGGGGGCCATTGATAAAGATAACGTGAACCAGGCGCGCTTGGAGCAGGTCATTGCCGGGGCCAACCACAGCGGGGCCATCCGAAGGCAGCTGTGGCTGACTGGAGCTGCGGAAGGGCCGGCCCCAAACCTCTTCCAGTTGTTGGTGCAGATCCGGGAAGAGGAagccaaggaggaggaggaggaggctgaggcggcccTCCTGCAGTTAGGCCTGGAGGGGCGCTTCTGA